One window of Siniperca chuatsi isolate FFG_IHB_CAS linkage group LG15, ASM2008510v1, whole genome shotgun sequence genomic DNA carries:
- the capn3a gene encoding calpain-3 isoform X2 gives MPYTPSGFFCDRLIRERERRDGEGTLNKPLRFNGQDYNALRQECLQRKTLFEDESFPATVESLGFKELGHKSNKVKNIVWKRPKEICENPQFIVGGASRTDICQGDLGDCWLLAAIACLTLNEKLLYRVVPQEQSYSEGYGGIFHFQFWRYGDWVDVVIDDRIPTFNNQLVFTKSAERNEFWSALLEKAYAKLHGSYEALKGGNTTEAMEDFTGGVTEFYELKEAPKELYKIMKKALERGSLMGCSIDSLVPARFETRTVTGLVKGHAYSVTAVEECKSSQHKDTKVRLVRLRNPWGQVEWNGPWSDNSKEWATLSKTEKEKLQHQSAEDGEFWMSFEDFKKNYTKIEICNLTPDALEDDKIHKWTVSVNEGRWVRGCSAGGCRNYPDTFWTNPQYRLRLMEEDDDPEDNEVCCTFVVALMQKNRRKERKMGANLFTIGFAIYEVPKEMHGNKQHMQKDFFLFTSSKARCKSYINLREVTQRFRLTPGEYVIVPSTYEPHQEGEFILRVFSEKKNTSEEIENRIEADHPVPAPASAGEESEEDQQFRTIFQEIAGDDMEITANELKNVLNRVITKHKDLNTEGFSLESCRSMIALMDMDGTGRLNLKEFRHLWNKIKQWQGIFKHYDADQSGIINSYEMRNAVNDAAMCLVSRSGFRLNNQLYDIITLRYANENMNIDFDSFISCLVRLEAMFRVFQAFDQDGDGTIRLSVLEWLQLTMYA, from the exons ATGCCCTATACACCGTCTGGCTTTTTCTGTGACCGGTTGATCCGGGAACGAGAGAGGAGAGACGGGGAAGGGACTCTGAACAAGCCCCTCCGCTTTAACGGCCAGGACTACAACGCCCTGAGACAGGAGTGCCTTCAGAGGAAGACCCTGTTTGAGGATGAGTCTTTCCCGGCCACTGTGGAGTCTTTGGGCTTCAAGGAGCTCGGACACAAGTCCAACAAGGTCAAGAACATCGTCTGGAAGAGGCCCAAG GAAATCTGTGAGAACCCTCAGTTCATTGTTGGAGGAGCCAGTAGGACAGACATCTGCCAGGGAGATCTTG GTGACTGCTGGTTGCTGGCTGCCATCGCCTGTCTCACCTTGAATGAGAAGCTTCTCTACCGTGTTGTTCCCCAGGAGCAAAGCTACTCAGAGGGCTATGGTGGCATCTTCCACTTCCAG TTCTGGCGTTATGGCGACTGGGTTGATGTCGTCATTGACGACCGCATCCCAACCTTCAACAACCAGCTGGTCTTCACTAAGTCCGCTGAGAGGAACGAGTTCTGGAGCGCCCTACTTGAGAAGGCCTATGCTAA GCTGCACGGCTCCTACGAGGCCTTGAAGGGCGGAAACACCACTGAGGCCATGGAGGATTTCACTGGTGGGGTCACTGAGTTCTATGAGTTGAAGGAAGCTCCCAAAGAGCTCTATAAGATCATGAAGAAAGCTCTGGAGAGAGGCTCCCTCATGGGCTGCTCCATTGAT TCCCTGGTTCCTGCTCGCTTTGAGACTCGTACCGTGACGGGACTTGTGAAGGGTCACGCCTACTCTGTGACGGCAGTGGAGGAG TGTAAATCGTCTCAGCACAAGGACACTAAAGTTCGTCTGGTGCGTCTCAGGAACCCGTGGGGTCAAGTGGAATGGAACGGCCCCTGGAGTGACAA CTCTAAGGAGTGGGCTACACTCTCTAAGACTGAAAAAGAGAAGCTGCAGCACCAGAGTGCCGAGGATGGAGAGTTCTG GATGTCATTTGAGGACTTCAAGAAGAACTACACTAAGATTGAGATCTGTAACCTCACCCCTGACGCCCTGGAAGACGATAAGATTCACAAGTGGACGGTTTCTGTGAACGAGGGTCGCTGGGTGAGAGGCTGCTCTGCTGGGGGCTGCAGGAACTACCCAG ACACTTTCTGGACCAACCCTCAGTACCGCCTTCGTTTgatggaggaggatgatgatcCCGAGGACAACGAAGTGTGCTGCACCTTCGTGGTGGCTCTGATGCAGAAGAACAGGCGGAAAGAGCGCAAGATGGGAGCCAACCTCTTCACCATCGGATTCGCCATTTATGAG GTGCCAAAGGAG ATGCATGGGAACAAGCAGCACATGCAGAAGGACTTCTTCCTGTTCACCTCCTCCAAAGCTCGTTGCAAGTCCTACATTAACCTGCGCGAGGTGACCCAGCGTTTCCGCCTGACCCCTGGGGAGTACGTCATCGTTCCCTCAACGTACGAGCCGCACCAGGAGGGAGAGTTCATTCTGCGAGTCTTCTCTGAAAAGAAGAATACCTCAGA GGAGATAGAGAACAGGATCGAGGCCGATCATCCAGTG CCGGCGCCGGCCTCAGCGGGGGAAGAGAGCGAGGAGGACCAGCAGTTCAGGACTATTTTTCAGGAGATAGCCGGCGAT GACATGGAAATCACAGCCAACGAATTGAAAAACGTTCTCAACAGAGTGATCACCAAAC ATAAGGACCTGAACACTGAGGGCTTCAGCCTGGAGAGCTGCAGGAGCATGATTGCTCTGATGGAC ATGGATGGGACAGGTAGACTCAATCTTAAGGAGTTCAGACATCTGTGGAATAAGATCAAACAGTGGCAG gGAATCTTTAAGCACTATGATGCTGACCAGTCCGGTATCATCAACAGTTACGAGATGAGGAATGCTGTCAACGATGCAG CCATGTGTCTTGTGTCCCGCTCAGGCTTCCGTCTCAACAACCAGCTGTACGACATCATCACCCTGCGCTACGCAAACGAGAACATGAACATCGACTTCGACAGCTTCATCAGCTGTCTGGTTCGGCTCGAAGCCATGTTCA GGGTGTTCCAGGCCTTTGATCAGGATGGAGATGGTACAATCAGACTCAGTGTCCTGGAG TGGCTCCAGTTGACCATGTACGCCTAG
- the capn3a gene encoding calpain-3 isoform X1 has protein sequence MPYTPSGFFCDRLIRERERRDGEGTLNKPLRFNGQDYNALRQECLQRKTLFEDESFPATVESLGFKELGHKSNKVKNIVWKRPKEICENPQFIVGGASRTDICQGDLGDCWLLAAIACLTLNEKLLYRVVPQEQSYSEGYGGIFHFQFWRYGDWVDVVIDDRIPTFNNQLVFTKSAERNEFWSALLEKAYAKLHGSYEALKGGNTTEAMEDFTGGVTEFYELKEAPKELYKIMKKALERGSLMGCSIDSLVPARFETRTVTGLVKGHAYSVTAVEECKSSQHKDTKVRLVRLRNPWGQVEWNGPWSDNSKEWATLSKTEKEKLQHQSAEDGEFWMSFEDFKKNYTKIEICNLTPDALEDDKIHKWTVSVNEGRWVRGCSAGGCRNYPDTFWTNPQYRLRLMEEDDDPEDNEVCCTFVVALMQKNRRKERKMGANLFTIGFAIYEVPKEMHGNKQHMQKDFFLFTSSKARCKSYINLREVTQRFRLTPGEYVIVPSTYEPHQEGEFILRVFSEKKNTSEEIENRIEADHPVPAPASAGEESEEDQQFRTIFQEIAGDDMEITANELKNVLNRVITKHKDLNTEGFSLESCRSMIALMDVSFMDGTGRLNLKEFRHLWNKIKQWQGIFKHYDADQSGIINSYEMRNAVNDAAMCLVSRSGFRLNNQLYDIITLRYANENMNIDFDSFISCLVRLEAMFRVFQAFDQDGDGTIRLSVLEWLQLTMYA, from the exons ATGCCCTATACACCGTCTGGCTTTTTCTGTGACCGGTTGATCCGGGAACGAGAGAGGAGAGACGGGGAAGGGACTCTGAACAAGCCCCTCCGCTTTAACGGCCAGGACTACAACGCCCTGAGACAGGAGTGCCTTCAGAGGAAGACCCTGTTTGAGGATGAGTCTTTCCCGGCCACTGTGGAGTCTTTGGGCTTCAAGGAGCTCGGACACAAGTCCAACAAGGTCAAGAACATCGTCTGGAAGAGGCCCAAG GAAATCTGTGAGAACCCTCAGTTCATTGTTGGAGGAGCCAGTAGGACAGACATCTGCCAGGGAGATCTTG GTGACTGCTGGTTGCTGGCTGCCATCGCCTGTCTCACCTTGAATGAGAAGCTTCTCTACCGTGTTGTTCCCCAGGAGCAAAGCTACTCAGAGGGCTATGGTGGCATCTTCCACTTCCAG TTCTGGCGTTATGGCGACTGGGTTGATGTCGTCATTGACGACCGCATCCCAACCTTCAACAACCAGCTGGTCTTCACTAAGTCCGCTGAGAGGAACGAGTTCTGGAGCGCCCTACTTGAGAAGGCCTATGCTAA GCTGCACGGCTCCTACGAGGCCTTGAAGGGCGGAAACACCACTGAGGCCATGGAGGATTTCACTGGTGGGGTCACTGAGTTCTATGAGTTGAAGGAAGCTCCCAAAGAGCTCTATAAGATCATGAAGAAAGCTCTGGAGAGAGGCTCCCTCATGGGCTGCTCCATTGAT TCCCTGGTTCCTGCTCGCTTTGAGACTCGTACCGTGACGGGACTTGTGAAGGGTCACGCCTACTCTGTGACGGCAGTGGAGGAG TGTAAATCGTCTCAGCACAAGGACACTAAAGTTCGTCTGGTGCGTCTCAGGAACCCGTGGGGTCAAGTGGAATGGAACGGCCCCTGGAGTGACAA CTCTAAGGAGTGGGCTACACTCTCTAAGACTGAAAAAGAGAAGCTGCAGCACCAGAGTGCCGAGGATGGAGAGTTCTG GATGTCATTTGAGGACTTCAAGAAGAACTACACTAAGATTGAGATCTGTAACCTCACCCCTGACGCCCTGGAAGACGATAAGATTCACAAGTGGACGGTTTCTGTGAACGAGGGTCGCTGGGTGAGAGGCTGCTCTGCTGGGGGCTGCAGGAACTACCCAG ACACTTTCTGGACCAACCCTCAGTACCGCCTTCGTTTgatggaggaggatgatgatcCCGAGGACAACGAAGTGTGCTGCACCTTCGTGGTGGCTCTGATGCAGAAGAACAGGCGGAAAGAGCGCAAGATGGGAGCCAACCTCTTCACCATCGGATTCGCCATTTATGAG GTGCCAAAGGAG ATGCATGGGAACAAGCAGCACATGCAGAAGGACTTCTTCCTGTTCACCTCCTCCAAAGCTCGTTGCAAGTCCTACATTAACCTGCGCGAGGTGACCCAGCGTTTCCGCCTGACCCCTGGGGAGTACGTCATCGTTCCCTCAACGTACGAGCCGCACCAGGAGGGAGAGTTCATTCTGCGAGTCTTCTCTGAAAAGAAGAATACCTCAGA GGAGATAGAGAACAGGATCGAGGCCGATCATCCAGTG CCGGCGCCGGCCTCAGCGGGGGAAGAGAGCGAGGAGGACCAGCAGTTCAGGACTATTTTTCAGGAGATAGCCGGCGAT GACATGGAAATCACAGCCAACGAATTGAAAAACGTTCTCAACAGAGTGATCACCAAAC ATAAGGACCTGAACACTGAGGGCTTCAGCCTGGAGAGCTGCAGGAGCATGATTGCTCTGATGGACGTATCCTTT ATGGATGGGACAGGTAGACTCAATCTTAAGGAGTTCAGACATCTGTGGAATAAGATCAAACAGTGGCAG gGAATCTTTAAGCACTATGATGCTGACCAGTCCGGTATCATCAACAGTTACGAGATGAGGAATGCTGTCAACGATGCAG CCATGTGTCTTGTGTCCCGCTCAGGCTTCCGTCTCAACAACCAGCTGTACGACATCATCACCCTGCGCTACGCAAACGAGAACATGAACATCGACTTCGACAGCTTCATCAGCTGTCTGGTTCGGCTCGAAGCCATGTTCA GGGTGTTCCAGGCCTTTGATCAGGATGGAGATGGTACAATCAGACTCAGTGTCCTGGAG TGGCTCCAGTTGACCATGTACGCCTAG
- the capn3a gene encoding calpain-3 isoform X4: protein MPYTPSGFFCDRLIRERERRDGEGTLNKPLRFNGQDYNALRQECLQRKTLFEDESFPATVESLGFKELGHKSNKVKNIVWKRPKEICENPQFIVGGASRTDICQGDLGDCWLLAAIACLTLNEKLLYRVVPQEQSYSEGYGGIFHFQFWRYGDWVDVVIDDRIPTFNNQLVFTKSAERNEFWSALLEKAYAKLHGSYEALKGGNTTEAMEDFTGGVTEFYELKEAPKELYKIMKKALERGSLMGCSIDSLVPARFETRTVTGLVKGHAYSVTAVEECKSSQHKDTKVRLVRLRNPWGQVEWNGPWSDNSKEWATLSKTEKEKLQHQSAEDGEFWMSFEDFKKNYTKIEICNLTPDALEDDKIHKWTVSVNEGRWVRGCSAGGCRNYPDTFWTNPQYRLRLMEEDDDPEDNEVCCTFVVALMQKNRRKERKMGANLFTIGFAIYEVPKEMHGNKQHMQKDFFLFTSSKARCKSYINLREVTQRFRLTPGEYVIVPSTYEPHQEGEFILRVFSEKKNTSEEIENRIEADHPVPAPASAGEESEEDQQFRTIFQEIAGDDMEITANELKNVLNRVITKHKDLNTEGFSLESCRSMIALMDMDGTGRLNLKEFRHLWNKIKQWQGIFKHYDADQSGIINSYEMRNAVNDAGFRLNNQLYDIITLRYANENMNIDFDSFISCLVRLEAMFRVFQAFDQDGDGTIRLSVLEWLQLTMYA from the exons ATGCCCTATACACCGTCTGGCTTTTTCTGTGACCGGTTGATCCGGGAACGAGAGAGGAGAGACGGGGAAGGGACTCTGAACAAGCCCCTCCGCTTTAACGGCCAGGACTACAACGCCCTGAGACAGGAGTGCCTTCAGAGGAAGACCCTGTTTGAGGATGAGTCTTTCCCGGCCACTGTGGAGTCTTTGGGCTTCAAGGAGCTCGGACACAAGTCCAACAAGGTCAAGAACATCGTCTGGAAGAGGCCCAAG GAAATCTGTGAGAACCCTCAGTTCATTGTTGGAGGAGCCAGTAGGACAGACATCTGCCAGGGAGATCTTG GTGACTGCTGGTTGCTGGCTGCCATCGCCTGTCTCACCTTGAATGAGAAGCTTCTCTACCGTGTTGTTCCCCAGGAGCAAAGCTACTCAGAGGGCTATGGTGGCATCTTCCACTTCCAG TTCTGGCGTTATGGCGACTGGGTTGATGTCGTCATTGACGACCGCATCCCAACCTTCAACAACCAGCTGGTCTTCACTAAGTCCGCTGAGAGGAACGAGTTCTGGAGCGCCCTACTTGAGAAGGCCTATGCTAA GCTGCACGGCTCCTACGAGGCCTTGAAGGGCGGAAACACCACTGAGGCCATGGAGGATTTCACTGGTGGGGTCACTGAGTTCTATGAGTTGAAGGAAGCTCCCAAAGAGCTCTATAAGATCATGAAGAAAGCTCTGGAGAGAGGCTCCCTCATGGGCTGCTCCATTGAT TCCCTGGTTCCTGCTCGCTTTGAGACTCGTACCGTGACGGGACTTGTGAAGGGTCACGCCTACTCTGTGACGGCAGTGGAGGAG TGTAAATCGTCTCAGCACAAGGACACTAAAGTTCGTCTGGTGCGTCTCAGGAACCCGTGGGGTCAAGTGGAATGGAACGGCCCCTGGAGTGACAA CTCTAAGGAGTGGGCTACACTCTCTAAGACTGAAAAAGAGAAGCTGCAGCACCAGAGTGCCGAGGATGGAGAGTTCTG GATGTCATTTGAGGACTTCAAGAAGAACTACACTAAGATTGAGATCTGTAACCTCACCCCTGACGCCCTGGAAGACGATAAGATTCACAAGTGGACGGTTTCTGTGAACGAGGGTCGCTGGGTGAGAGGCTGCTCTGCTGGGGGCTGCAGGAACTACCCAG ACACTTTCTGGACCAACCCTCAGTACCGCCTTCGTTTgatggaggaggatgatgatcCCGAGGACAACGAAGTGTGCTGCACCTTCGTGGTGGCTCTGATGCAGAAGAACAGGCGGAAAGAGCGCAAGATGGGAGCCAACCTCTTCACCATCGGATTCGCCATTTATGAG GTGCCAAAGGAG ATGCATGGGAACAAGCAGCACATGCAGAAGGACTTCTTCCTGTTCACCTCCTCCAAAGCTCGTTGCAAGTCCTACATTAACCTGCGCGAGGTGACCCAGCGTTTCCGCCTGACCCCTGGGGAGTACGTCATCGTTCCCTCAACGTACGAGCCGCACCAGGAGGGAGAGTTCATTCTGCGAGTCTTCTCTGAAAAGAAGAATACCTCAGA GGAGATAGAGAACAGGATCGAGGCCGATCATCCAGTG CCGGCGCCGGCCTCAGCGGGGGAAGAGAGCGAGGAGGACCAGCAGTTCAGGACTATTTTTCAGGAGATAGCCGGCGAT GACATGGAAATCACAGCCAACGAATTGAAAAACGTTCTCAACAGAGTGATCACCAAAC ATAAGGACCTGAACACTGAGGGCTTCAGCCTGGAGAGCTGCAGGAGCATGATTGCTCTGATGGAC ATGGATGGGACAGGTAGACTCAATCTTAAGGAGTTCAGACATCTGTGGAATAAGATCAAACAGTGGCAG gGAATCTTTAAGCACTATGATGCTGACCAGTCCGGTATCATCAACAGTTACGAGATGAGGAATGCTGTCAACGATGCAG GCTTCCGTCTCAACAACCAGCTGTACGACATCATCACCCTGCGCTACGCAAACGAGAACATGAACATCGACTTCGACAGCTTCATCAGCTGTCTGGTTCGGCTCGAAGCCATGTTCA GGGTGTTCCAGGCCTTTGATCAGGATGGAGATGGTACAATCAGACTCAGTGTCCTGGAG TGGCTCCAGTTGACCATGTACGCCTAG
- the capn3a gene encoding calpain-3 isoform X3, with translation MPYTPSGFFCDRLIRERERRDGEGTLNKPLRFNGQDYNALRQECLQRKTLFEDESFPATVESLGFKELGHKSNKVKNIVWKRPKEICENPQFIVGGASRTDICQGDLGDCWLLAAIACLTLNEKLLYRVVPQEQSYSEGYGGIFHFQFWRYGDWVDVVIDDRIPTFNNQLVFTKSAERNEFWSALLEKAYAKLHGSYEALKGGNTTEAMEDFTGGVTEFYELKEAPKELYKIMKKALERGSLMGCSIDSLVPARFETRTVTGLVKGHAYSVTAVEECKSSQHKDTKVRLVRLRNPWGQVEWNGPWSDNSKEWATLSKTEKEKLQHQSAEDGEFWMSFEDFKKNYTKIEICNLTPDALEDDKIHKWTVSVNEGRWVRGCSAGGCRNYPDTFWTNPQYRLRLMEEDDDPEDNEVCCTFVVALMQKNRRKERKMGANLFTIGFAIYEVPKEMHGNKQHMQKDFFLFTSSKARCKSYINLREVTQRFRLTPGEYVIVPSTYEPHQEGEFILRVFSEKKNTSEEIENRIEADHPVPAPASAGEESEEDQQFRTIFQEIAGDDMEITANELKNVLNRVITKHKDLNTEGFSLESCRSMIALMDVSFMDGTGRLNLKEFRHLWNKIKQWQGIFKHYDADQSGIINSYEMRNAVNDAGFRLNNQLYDIITLRYANENMNIDFDSFISCLVRLEAMFRVFQAFDQDGDGTIRLSVLEWLQLTMYA, from the exons ATGCCCTATACACCGTCTGGCTTTTTCTGTGACCGGTTGATCCGGGAACGAGAGAGGAGAGACGGGGAAGGGACTCTGAACAAGCCCCTCCGCTTTAACGGCCAGGACTACAACGCCCTGAGACAGGAGTGCCTTCAGAGGAAGACCCTGTTTGAGGATGAGTCTTTCCCGGCCACTGTGGAGTCTTTGGGCTTCAAGGAGCTCGGACACAAGTCCAACAAGGTCAAGAACATCGTCTGGAAGAGGCCCAAG GAAATCTGTGAGAACCCTCAGTTCATTGTTGGAGGAGCCAGTAGGACAGACATCTGCCAGGGAGATCTTG GTGACTGCTGGTTGCTGGCTGCCATCGCCTGTCTCACCTTGAATGAGAAGCTTCTCTACCGTGTTGTTCCCCAGGAGCAAAGCTACTCAGAGGGCTATGGTGGCATCTTCCACTTCCAG TTCTGGCGTTATGGCGACTGGGTTGATGTCGTCATTGACGACCGCATCCCAACCTTCAACAACCAGCTGGTCTTCACTAAGTCCGCTGAGAGGAACGAGTTCTGGAGCGCCCTACTTGAGAAGGCCTATGCTAA GCTGCACGGCTCCTACGAGGCCTTGAAGGGCGGAAACACCACTGAGGCCATGGAGGATTTCACTGGTGGGGTCACTGAGTTCTATGAGTTGAAGGAAGCTCCCAAAGAGCTCTATAAGATCATGAAGAAAGCTCTGGAGAGAGGCTCCCTCATGGGCTGCTCCATTGAT TCCCTGGTTCCTGCTCGCTTTGAGACTCGTACCGTGACGGGACTTGTGAAGGGTCACGCCTACTCTGTGACGGCAGTGGAGGAG TGTAAATCGTCTCAGCACAAGGACACTAAAGTTCGTCTGGTGCGTCTCAGGAACCCGTGGGGTCAAGTGGAATGGAACGGCCCCTGGAGTGACAA CTCTAAGGAGTGGGCTACACTCTCTAAGACTGAAAAAGAGAAGCTGCAGCACCAGAGTGCCGAGGATGGAGAGTTCTG GATGTCATTTGAGGACTTCAAGAAGAACTACACTAAGATTGAGATCTGTAACCTCACCCCTGACGCCCTGGAAGACGATAAGATTCACAAGTGGACGGTTTCTGTGAACGAGGGTCGCTGGGTGAGAGGCTGCTCTGCTGGGGGCTGCAGGAACTACCCAG ACACTTTCTGGACCAACCCTCAGTACCGCCTTCGTTTgatggaggaggatgatgatcCCGAGGACAACGAAGTGTGCTGCACCTTCGTGGTGGCTCTGATGCAGAAGAACAGGCGGAAAGAGCGCAAGATGGGAGCCAACCTCTTCACCATCGGATTCGCCATTTATGAG GTGCCAAAGGAG ATGCATGGGAACAAGCAGCACATGCAGAAGGACTTCTTCCTGTTCACCTCCTCCAAAGCTCGTTGCAAGTCCTACATTAACCTGCGCGAGGTGACCCAGCGTTTCCGCCTGACCCCTGGGGAGTACGTCATCGTTCCCTCAACGTACGAGCCGCACCAGGAGGGAGAGTTCATTCTGCGAGTCTTCTCTGAAAAGAAGAATACCTCAGA GGAGATAGAGAACAGGATCGAGGCCGATCATCCAGTG CCGGCGCCGGCCTCAGCGGGGGAAGAGAGCGAGGAGGACCAGCAGTTCAGGACTATTTTTCAGGAGATAGCCGGCGAT GACATGGAAATCACAGCCAACGAATTGAAAAACGTTCTCAACAGAGTGATCACCAAAC ATAAGGACCTGAACACTGAGGGCTTCAGCCTGGAGAGCTGCAGGAGCATGATTGCTCTGATGGACGTATCCTTT ATGGATGGGACAGGTAGACTCAATCTTAAGGAGTTCAGACATCTGTGGAATAAGATCAAACAGTGGCAG gGAATCTTTAAGCACTATGATGCTGACCAGTCCGGTATCATCAACAGTTACGAGATGAGGAATGCTGTCAACGATGCAG GCTTCCGTCTCAACAACCAGCTGTACGACATCATCACCCTGCGCTACGCAAACGAGAACATGAACATCGACTTCGACAGCTTCATCAGCTGTCTGGTTCGGCTCGAAGCCATGTTCA GGGTGTTCCAGGCCTTTGATCAGGATGGAGATGGTACAATCAGACTCAGTGTCCTGGAG TGGCTCCAGTTGACCATGTACGCCTAG